A genome region from Chitinophagales bacterium includes the following:
- a CDS encoding efflux RND transporter permease subunit has protein sequence MSLSSLSISRPVMATVFSIVIVLFGIIGLTYLGVREYPSVDPPEITVTTNYVGANADIIESQITEPLEEAINGISGVRTLTSTSRDGRSTIKVEFDLEVDLETAANDVRDKVSGAVRNIPEDADPPIVSKADADSSPIIFLNIKSEKRSLLELTDIAERTFKERLQTINGVSEIRIWGSKKYAMRLWLDPQKMAANDVTARDVQIALEEQNLELPSGSVEGDNIELTVRTLGRLTTTEEFNNMIIRESDNRTVYFKDIGKAELGPEELRTILKRDNIPMVGNAIIPQPGSNHIEIADEFYVRLEQIKKNLPEDIEIGIGFDTTKYIRDSISEVQQTIYLAFALVILVIFFFLRDWRTTIIPVAVIPIALIGSFFVMYISDFSINVLTLLGLVLAIGLVVDDAIVVLENIYTKIEQGMDPKEAGLQGAAEIFFAVIATTISLVAVFLPVIFLEGIIGRLFREFGVVLAGAVVISSFVALTLTPMLSSRLLKKRKKQNAFYNLTEPGFLKLNEWYRNALSGFMEKRWLAFVVILISGALIAVFAFTLPSELAPLEDRGSLRLFSKAQEGATFDYMDRFMTELVATIQEEVPESEAIISVTSPGFGASTSINSGFVRLKLVDASDRKRSQQEIANELSGIVKQMPEATTYVSQEPTIGSKFGGLPVQYVLQAPNLDELKEKIPPFLEAANKSDVFGFVDVDLQFNKPEIQVSIDREKARNIGVSVKDISETLLLAFSGQRFGYFIMNGKQYQVIGQVNRENRNDPLDLKSLYVRSAKGEMVQLDNFVQLEETVTPPQLYRYNRYVSATVSAALNKGYTLSDGIEEMDAIAAEVLNDNFSTALAGESKDFAESSSSLIFAFLLALVLIYLVLAAQFESFRDPLIIMFTVPLALAGAMLTLWFYHESLNIFSQIGMIMLVGLVSKNGILIVEFANQRKAAGLSRMEAIKDASAARFRPILMTSLSTILGTLPIALALGAGSESRVSMGVAIIGGLTFASLLTLFVIPAMYSYISEADKEVTNLDADELENENA, from the coding sequence ATGAGTTTATCGTCATTAAGCATATCCAGGCCGGTAATGGCTACGGTATTTTCCATTGTGATTGTACTGTTTGGAATCATTGGCTTGACTTATTTGGGCGTGCGCGAATATCCAAGTGTTGACCCGCCTGAGATAACCGTTACCACCAATTATGTGGGTGCCAATGCCGATATTATTGAATCGCAGATAACTGAACCGCTAGAAGAAGCCATCAACGGAATTTCAGGTGTGCGAACCTTGACTTCCACCAGCAGGGATGGAAGAAGTACCATCAAAGTAGAGTTTGATTTGGAAGTGGATTTGGAAACTGCTGCCAATGATGTGCGCGACAAAGTTTCGGGAGCGGTGCGCAATATTCCCGAAGATGCCGATCCACCGATTGTTTCCAAGGCAGATGCCGATTCCAGTCCCATTATTTTCCTGAATATTAAAAGCGAAAAAAGGTCTTTATTGGAATTGACCGATATAGCAGAGCGAACATTCAAGGAGCGATTGCAAACCATCAACGGGGTGAGTGAAATCCGTATTTGGGGCTCGAAAAAATACGCCATGCGCCTGTGGCTCGATCCACAAAAAATGGCGGCAAATGATGTCACTGCCAGGGATGTGCAAATTGCCTTGGAGGAGCAAAATCTGGAATTGCCCTCTGGCTCGGTAGAAGGCGATAATATTGAATTGACGGTAAGAACACTTGGCCGATTGACCACCACCGAGGAATTCAACAATATGATCATTCGCGAATCCGATAACAGAACGGTTTATTTCAAGGATATAGGAAAAGCGGAATTGGGTCCCGAGGAATTGCGCACCATTTTGAAAAGGGACAATATTCCTATGGTGGGAAATGCCATTATTCCACAGCCCGGTTCCAATCACATTGAAATTGCAGATGAATTTTATGTTCGATTGGAGCAAATCAAAAAGAACTTGCCCGAGGATATTGAAATCGGAATTGGCTTTGATACCACCAAATACATTCGCGATTCCATCAGTGAAGTGCAGCAGACCATTTATTTGGCATTTGCCCTTGTCATTCTGGTGATTTTCTTCTTTTTAAGGGATTGGCGCACCACCATCATTCCCGTGGCAGTAATTCCCATCGCCTTGATTGGTTCTTTCTTTGTCATGTACATTTCAGATTTTTCCATCAATGTACTCACCTTATTGGGCTTGGTTTTGGCCATTGGCCTGGTAGTGGACGATGCCATTGTGGTGCTCGAAAATATTTACACGAAAATAGAACAGGGCATGGATCCCAAAGAAGCGGGGCTTCAAGGTGCTGCCGAAATATTCTTTGCTGTAATAGCCACTACCATTTCCTTGGTGGCCGTGTTTTTGCCCGTAATTTTCCTGGAGGGAATCATTGGTCGATTGTTCCGCGAATTTGGAGTAGTATTGGCAGGTGCAGTGGTCATTTCCTCTTTTGTGGCATTGACGCTTACGCCCATGTTGAGCAGCAGATTATTGAAAAAAAGGAAGAAACAAAATGCCTTTTACAATTTGACCGAGCCTGGTTTTTTGAAATTAAATGAATGGTACCGCAATGCCCTCAGTGGTTTTATGGAAAAAAGATGGCTGGCATTTGTGGTGATTTTGATTTCCGGTGCTTTGATTGCGGTTTTCGCTTTCACATTGCCTTCTGAATTGGCACCCCTAGAAGATCGTGGAAGTTTGCGATTGTTTTCCAAGGCACAAGAGGGCGCTACATTTGATTATATGGATCGGTTTATGACCGAATTGGTAGCTACCATTCAGGAGGAGGTGCCTGAAAGTGAAGCCATTATTTCCGTTACCTCTCCAGGTTTTGGAGCTTCTACTTCGATCAATTCCGGTTTTGTTCGTTTAAAATTGGTAGATGCCTCTGATAGAAAGCGCAGTCAGCAGGAGATAGCAAACGAGTTGAGTGGAATTGTAAAACAGATGCCAGAGGCCACCACCTATGTTTCCCAAGAACCAACTATTGGCAGTAAATTTGGTGGATTGCCCGTGCAGTATGTGCTTCAAGCACCCAATTTGGACGAGCTGAAAGAAAAAATCCCGCCATTTTTAGAGGCCGCCAATAAGTCTGATGTATTTGGCTTTGTCGATGTTGATTTGCAATTCAACAAACCGGAAATCCAGGTGAGCATTGACCGTGAAAAAGCCAGAAATATCGGTGTCTCGGTAAAGGACATTTCCGAAACCCTGCTTTTGGCATTCAGTGGGCAGCGTTTTGGCTATTTCATTATGAATGGAAAACAATACCAGGTCATCGGCCAAGTCAATCGGGAAAACCGCAACGATCCATTGGATTTGAAATCGCTGTATGTGCGCAGTGCCAAAGGCGAAATGGTACAGTTGGATAATTTTGTGCAATTAGAGGAGACCGTTACGCCCCCGCAGCTTTATCGCTACAATAGATATGTTTCGGCCACAGTTTCCGCAGCTTTGAACAAAGGCTATACCCTGAGCGATGGTATAGAGGAAATGGATGCCATTGCGGCAGAGGTTTTAAATGATAATTTCAGTACGGCATTGGCTGGCGAATCCAAGGATTTTGCAGAAAGCTCTTCCAGTTTGATATTTGCTTTTTTACTGGCTTTGGTGCTGATTTATTTGGTATTGGCAGCACAGTTTGAAAGTTTCAGGGATCCCTTGATCATTATGTTTACCGTTCCTTTGGCATTGGCAGGAGCCATGCTTACGCTTTGGTTTTATCACGAATCGCTCAATATTTTCAGTCAAATAGGAATGATTATGTTGGTCGGTTTGGTGAGTAAAAACGGCATTCTGATCGTTGAATTTGCCAATCAGCGTAAAGCTGCGGGCCTAAGTAGGATGGAAGCCATTAAAGATGCTTCCGCTGCTCGTTTCCGCCCCATTTTAATGACCAGCCTCTCGACTATTCTGGGCACATTGCCCATTGCATTGGCATTGGGTGCGGGTTCAGAATCCCGGGTATCAATGGGAGTGGCCATCATTGGCGGATTGACTTTTGCCTCATTGCTCACCCTTTTTGTGATTCCGGCCATGTACTCCTATATCTCAGAGGCAGATAAGGAAGTGACTAATTTGGATGCTGATGAATTGGAAAACGAAAATGCTTAA
- a CDS encoding efflux RND transporter periplasmic adaptor subunit has protein sequence MIKYISWTIIALIIAALVAWRLGVFEGSKKASAQQSTAQKELPVSIKVLEAESIQKKIKATGSILADESVELTTETAGMITGIYFKEGEQVSKGDLLVRINDADLQAELNKIKQEIELANIQLKRYEKLLDREAVSQSEFDQAKTQVLTLKADSALVAARIQKTTLRAPFSGQVGLRNVSPGAYVSSGTSIATLVNVNQLKVQFSISERFAMEVRNGQEVLFNVSGDEKLRKAKVYAINPQIDQSTRTIQIRAIYDNRKDSLKAGAFANVQVVLSEKDEALQIPAQAVALELGSEKAYVIEKGLCTSKKVKTGIRNDSQVEITEGLSVGDSVITSGIAQLKEGLPVKAVSKSPAL, from the coding sequence ATGATAAAATACATCAGTTGGACCATTATTGCATTGATAATAGCTGCTTTGGTGGCATGGCGATTGGGCGTTTTTGAAGGCTCAAAAAAAGCATCTGCCCAACAGAGCACGGCCCAAAAAGAATTGCCCGTTTCCATAAAAGTGTTGGAAGCAGAATCCATTCAGAAAAAAATAAAAGCCACCGGAAGCATTTTAGCGGACGAGTCGGTAGAGTTGACCACCGAAACGGCAGGGATGATTACCGGGATTTATTTCAAGGAAGGAGAGCAGGTCAGCAAGGGAGATTTGCTGGTGCGCATCAATGATGCAGATTTGCAAGCCGAACTGAACAAAATAAAACAGGAAATAGAATTGGCAAATATCCAGCTCAAACGCTATGAGAAATTACTGGATCGAGAGGCCGTAAGCCAAAGTGAATTTGACCAAGCAAAAACTCAGGTTTTGACCCTAAAGGCAGATTCGGCATTGGTAGCCGCACGCATTCAAAAAACCACACTGCGGGCACCGTTCAGCGGACAGGTTGGCTTGAGAAATGTAAGCCCGGGCGCATATGTGAGCAGCGGCACATCCATTGCCACATTGGTAAATGTAAATCAATTGAAAGTCCAGTTTTCAATTTCTGAACGCTTTGCCATGGAAGTGAGAAATGGACAGGAAGTATTGTTCAATGTATCGGGCGATGAAAAATTGAGAAAAGCTAAAGTTTACGCCATCAATCCGCAAATTGACCAATCTACAAGAACGATTCAAATTCGCGCAATATATGACAATCGCAAAGATTCCCTCAAAGCAGGTGCCTTTGCCAATGTGCAAGTGGTATTGAGCGAAAAAGACGAAGCCCTTCAAATTCCCGCTCAGGCAGTGGCTTTGGAGCTGGGCTCAGAAAAAGCATACGTAATCGAAAAAGGACTTTGCACTTCCAAAAAAGTAAAAACCGGTATTCGGAACGACAGCCAAGTAGAAATTACAGAAGGGCTTTCCGTAGGCGATTCGGTGATAACGAGCGGTATTGCCCAGTTAAAAGAAGGATTGCCCGTAAAAGCGGTTTCTAAATCACCAGCACTATGA
- a CDS encoding MarR family transcriptional regulator yields MIETEPQLLHIGRLFGKLTKLYIGFITKQLEDLPIERYFYVLLLIHKTEKPLTQKDLSEMLEIDKTSTVRLLDYLQENKMLKRKVKPDDRRSHYLVLTKLAENHIPEIEKAFEGVNEKLLQQVGKEEQEVFFNVFGKMICNLSQEPGDNIFLDFNKINISKASLKASLK; encoded by the coding sequence ATGATTGAAACAGAACCTCAACTTTTACACATTGGCCGCCTCTTTGGCAAACTCACCAAGCTCTATATTGGCTTTATTACCAAGCAATTGGAAGATCTTCCCATAGAGCGGTATTTCTATGTTTTATTGCTGATTCACAAAACTGAAAAACCGCTGACCCAAAAGGATTTGTCGGAAATGCTGGAAATTGACAAAACTTCTACGGTTAGGTTGCTGGATTATTTGCAGGAAAATAAAATGCTGAAACGAAAAGTGAAGCCCGATGATAGGCGCTCCCATTATTTGGTGCTCACCAAATTGGCAGAAAATCACATTCCCGAAATAGAAAAAGCCTTTGAAGGCGTAAATGAAAAATTGTTGCAGCAGGTAGGCAAAGAAGAACAGGAAGTATTTTTCAATGTTTTTGGCAAAATGATATGCAATTTATCCCAAGAGCCCGGAGACAATATATTTCTGGATTTTAATAAAATCAATATTAGCAAAGCATCCTTAAAAGCATCCCTAAAATGA
- a CDS encoding TonB-dependent receptor codes for MNCSTIPALLILLLFVSPFSKSYSQSNEKIQITGKIIDGGTDSPLEYASISAYSINDSTIIGGGISNEKGDFSIDAKSAPFYLEIRFLGYLSKNTKAFSPGENQKRVNAGEIILNEDSESLEEVEVIGEKSQMQLKLDKRIFNVGKDLSNTGANAVEILDNIPSVEVDQEGGVSLRGSENVRILIDGKPSAMLGMSGSDALLLLQGDMIERVEVVTNPSSRYEAEGDVGIINIILKKNKKQGINGAVTATTGFPHNHSLGVNLNYRKGKFNLFGGYSVNYRKSPGTGYLYQEVYNANTTEISEQIRDRTRGGLGNTFQFGTDFYLNDKNTLTVSGTIRPAGRNNETNLRYLDFNEAGDLVQEVTRDDNETETKRDYEANLNYVKTFKKEEQKFTFDAQWSISNDLEESDVIEKNLNTGSETEQRVSNLEGGQNWLFQSDYVQPFAKNGKFETGVRTTIRTVNNDYKVEQFNNGEWQVFGGFQDDFTYQENIFAAYAMAGNKNGKLSYQGGIRAEYTDITLSSESDASTNKKQYLNWFPSAHLSYEFNDKNSLQLSYSYRVSRPHYRSLLPFSNYSDSRNFYRGNPDLDPTFTNSIEMGYLKYWETGSFFSSLYYRYSTGAVDRVVFVDSTGNSVRFPINLSTESSGGYEATVSQNIFKWWKFNFNVNLFWFTRDGEYEGQSFEASTFRWTFRLNSQWKLPKDFNAQANWRFRSPYTDTQSDLLALNVLDLSISKDFLKKKATLTFSVQDVFNSRKWRGVIDNEDFYREYEYQWRVRQYLLSFTYRINQNPNKKSGGRPDGDDMMDF; via the coding sequence ATGAACTGCTCTACTATTCCTGCCCTCCTTATCTTATTACTATTTGTATCCCCTTTTAGCAAAAGCTATTCCCAGTCGAATGAAAAAATCCAGATCACAGGGAAAATCATTGACGGTGGGACTGACAGTCCCCTTGAATATGCATCCATTAGTGCATATAGCATAAATGACTCTACTATTATCGGAGGTGGGATAAGCAATGAAAAAGGGGATTTTTCAATTGATGCCAAGTCAGCACCCTTTTATTTGGAAATAAGGTTTCTGGGCTATTTGAGTAAAAACACCAAAGCATTTTCTCCCGGGGAAAACCAAAAAAGAGTAAATGCTGGAGAAATTATTTTGAATGAAGATTCCGAAAGTTTGGAAGAGGTTGAGGTGATTGGTGAAAAATCCCAGATGCAATTAAAGCTGGACAAGCGCATATTCAATGTGGGGAAAGATTTGTCGAATACAGGAGCCAATGCAGTGGAAATTTTGGACAATATCCCCTCGGTAGAAGTAGATCAGGAAGGCGGTGTGAGTTTAAGAGGCAGTGAAAATGTACGGATTTTAATAGATGGAAAACCTTCTGCAATGCTGGGCATGAGTGGCTCTGATGCATTGTTGTTGCTTCAGGGCGATATGATTGAAAGGGTAGAAGTGGTAACCAATCCCTCTTCGCGCTATGAGGCCGAAGGCGATGTGGGGATTATCAATATCATTTTGAAAAAGAACAAAAAGCAGGGAATCAATGGTGCGGTAACGGCAACTACTGGTTTTCCGCACAACCACAGCTTGGGGGTAAACCTAAATTACAGAAAGGGAAAGTTTAATTTATTTGGAGGCTACAGCGTGAATTATAGAAAATCACCTGGCACTGGCTATTTGTATCAGGAAGTTTACAATGCGAACACTACCGAGATTTCCGAGCAAATAAGGGACAGAACCAGAGGAGGTTTGGGCAATACTTTTCAATTTGGAACGGATTTTTATCTCAATGACAAAAACACCCTTACTGTTTCTGGAACCATTCGTCCTGCTGGCAGAAACAACGAAACCAATTTGCGCTATTTGGATTTTAATGAGGCCGGTGATTTGGTGCAGGAAGTTACACGCGATGATAATGAAACGGAGACCAAAAGAGATTATGAAGCCAATTTGAATTATGTAAAAACTTTTAAAAAAGAAGAACAGAAATTCACTTTTGATGCGCAGTGGAGCATATCCAATGATTTAGAGGAATCGGATGTAATTGAAAAAAACCTGAATACTGGATCAGAGACCGAGCAGCGGGTGAGCAATTTGGAAGGCGGGCAAAATTGGCTTTTTCAAAGCGATTATGTTCAACCATTTGCCAAAAACGGAAAGTTTGAAACAGGGGTGAGAACGACCATCAGAACTGTAAACAATGATTATAAAGTAGAGCAATTCAATAATGGAGAATGGCAGGTTTTTGGCGGTTTTCAAGATGATTTCACTTATCAGGAAAATATTTTTGCGGCCTATGCCATGGCGGGAAACAAAAATGGAAAACTCTCCTATCAAGGAGGTATTCGTGCAGAATATACCGACATAACCCTCAGCTCTGAAAGTGATGCGAGCACCAATAAAAAGCAATATTTAAACTGGTTTCCAAGTGCGCATTTGTCTTATGAATTTAATGATAAAAATTCCCTTCAGCTCAGTTATAGTTACCGTGTCAGCCGACCGCACTATCGTTCGTTGCTGCCTTTTTCCAATTACAGCGATTCGCGAAATTTCTATCGAGGCAATCCTGATTTAGATCCCACTTTTACAAATTCTATAGAAATGGGCTATTTGAAATATTGGGAAACCGGTTCCTTTTTCTCCTCGCTTTATTACCGCTACAGCACGGGTGCTGTTGATAGGGTTGTTTTTGTAGATAGCACAGGAAATTCCGTTCGATTTCCCATCAATTTATCTACCGAAAGTTCTGGGGGATATGAGGCTACCGTTAGCCAAAATATATTTAAGTGGTGGAAGTTTAATTTCAATGTGAATCTGTTTTGGTTTACCCGAGATGGCGAATACGAGGGACAGAGCTTTGAAGCCTCTACATTTAGGTGGACTTTCAGGTTGAATTCTCAATGGAAATTGCCCAAGGATTTCAATGCACAGGCCAATTGGCGTTTCCGCTCGCCATACACCGATACCCAAAGCGATTTGTTGGCGCTCAATGTTTTGGATTTAAGTATCTCAAAGGATTTTTTAAAGAAAAAAGCCACCCTCACTTTCAGTGTACAAGATGTGTTCAATAGCAGGAAATGGAGGGGCGTAATAGACAATGAAGATTTTTATCGCGAATATGAATACCAATGGCGAGTGCGCCAGTATTTGCTGTCATTCACCTACAGGATCAACCAAAATCCCAATAAAAAATCCGGAGGAAGACCAGATGGTGATGATATGATGGATTTTTAG
- a CDS encoding peptidylprolyl isomerase — protein MKNSIKILAFGFVLISLFSCNSMKNSALEKKLGHEVEDGIYAEIVTNKGTIFLELYHDKTPMTVANFVGLAEGKIENEAKELGTPFYDGIKFHRVIADFMIQTGDPEGTGRGGPGYKFADEIVPELKHDTSGILSMANAGPGTNGSQFFITHKATPHLDGKHTVFGKVIKGMDVVNSIAQDDVMEKVIIHREGKEAKNFDAAKTFEEAQAELEAEKEKTQAAARESFENLVKKEYPDAKSTNSGLHYIIEEEGSGNQAAAGKTVKVHYSGYLQDGKKFDSSVDRGEPIEFPLGQGMVIPGWDEGIALLKEGGKAKLIIPYYLAYGEQGRAPVIPPKATLIFDVELIEVN, from the coding sequence ATGAAAAACAGTATTAAAATATTGGCTTTTGGCTTTGTGCTTATCAGCCTTTTCTCTTGTAACTCAATGAAAAACAGCGCCTTGGAAAAGAAACTCGGACATGAAGTAGAAGATGGTATTTATGCAGAAATCGTTACCAATAAAGGAACCATTTTCCTGGAATTGTACCATGACAAAACACCTATGACAGTTGCCAACTTTGTAGGTTTGGCAGAAGGTAAAATTGAAAACGAAGCCAAAGAGCTCGGCACACCTTTTTACGATGGCATTAAATTTCACCGTGTAATTGCTGATTTTATGATCCAAACCGGAGATCCTGAAGGAACGGGCAGAGGTGGACCCGGCTATAAATTTGCCGATGAAATTGTTCCTGAATTAAAACACGACACTTCTGGCATTCTTTCCATGGCCAATGCCGGTCCCGGCACCAATGGCAGCCAGTTTTTCATTACACACAAAGCCACGCCTCATTTGGATGGCAAACACACTGTGTTTGGAAAAGTGATTAAAGGAATGGATGTGGTAAACTCCATAGCCCAGGATGATGTGATGGAAAAAGTAATTATTCACAGAGAAGGCAAAGAAGCCAAAAACTTTGATGCTGCTAAAACTTTTGAAGAGGCTCAGGCTGAATTAGAAGCTGAAAAAGAAAAAACACAAGCTGCCGCTCGCGAATCTTTTGAAAACCTTGTAAAAAAGGAATACCCCGATGCTAAATCCACCAATTCCGGTCTGCATTATATTATCGAAGAAGAAGGATCAGGTAATCAAGCAGCAGCCGGAAAGACAGTGAAAGTACACTACTCAGGCTATTTACAAGATGGTAAAAAATTCGATTCTTCTGTAGATCGCGGTGAGCCTATTGAATTTCCTCTGGGCCAGGGCATGGTTATTCCAGGATGGGACGAAGGTATTGCCCTGCTAAAAGAAGGCGGTAAAGCCAAATTGATTATCCCATATTATCTTGCATATGGAGAACAGGGAAGAGCACCTGTAATCCCTCCAAAAGCCACTTTGATTTTTGATGTGGAATTAATCGAGGTGAATTAA
- a CDS encoding amidohydrolase: protein MEDLRIALIQSDLVWEDKAANFKQLAELIETTENPDLIILPEMFSTGFSMNAQKMAEPENGQGLQWMQERAKKTKAVVCGSLIIEDGGKYYNRLFWVKPNGDFEKYDKRHLFTYAGEEKTYSAGKEKLITELKGWKICPQVCYDLRFPAWNRNQEDYDLLFFIANWPARRTYAWRHLLIARAIENMAYTIGVNRIGEDKKGVYHSGNSIVLDPLGEILWEEADKQAVKTINLSKGKLIESRERFGFLRDRDEFEIN, encoded by the coding sequence ATGGAAGATCTCCGAATAGCATTGATTCAAAGTGATTTAGTATGGGAAGATAAAGCGGCTAATTTCAAACAGCTTGCCGAATTGATTGAAACTACTGAGAATCCTGATTTGATCATACTTCCCGAAATGTTCAGCACAGGTTTTAGCATGAATGCCCAAAAAATGGCTGAACCCGAAAACGGGCAGGGTTTGCAGTGGATGCAAGAGCGAGCAAAAAAAACCAAAGCAGTTGTTTGCGGCAGTTTGATTATTGAGGATGGTGGGAAATATTACAATCGCTTATTTTGGGTAAAACCAAACGGGGATTTTGAAAAATACGATAAACGACATCTATTCACTTATGCTGGCGAAGAAAAAACATACAGTGCCGGAAAAGAGAAATTAATTACAGAATTGAAGGGTTGGAAAATTTGCCCACAGGTTTGTTATGATTTGCGTTTTCCAGCCTGGAACAGAAACCAGGAAGATTATGATCTCCTTTTTTTTATAGCCAACTGGCCCGCTCGTAGAACCTATGCCTGGCGGCATTTGCTCATAGCCAGAGCCATTGAAAATATGGCTTATACCATAGGGGTGAATCGAATAGGAGAAGATAAAAAAGGAGTTTATCATTCCGGCAACAGCATAGTACTTGATCCATTGGGTGAAATACTATGGGAGGAAGCTGACAAACAAGCAGTAAAAACCATTAACCTTTCAAAAGGAAAACTCATAGAATCAAGAGAGCGTTTTGGTTTTTTGAGGGATAGGGATGAGTTTGAAATAAATTGA
- a CDS encoding methionine aminotransferase, with the protein MNRTHNIKDKLPEYGQSIFAQMTFFANAHNAINLAQGFPEEDGPPELLQFLGEAAQKGFNQYAPMTGLPGLNKAIADKWQKEYGIQLDPKENIQISPGATQAIFTALQALVHPGDEVIVFTPAYDSFIPGIKLAGGKAVVVPTYKPDFEPDWEKFEAAISPKTKAVLVNTPHNPSGRCFSEEDWKTLIRLTSEQNIILISDEVYEPLVFDGKSHLSLLHFPEVFHRSLAIFSFGKAFNITGWKIGYLAGAPQLLDVFRKVHQFQIFSVHTPSQFALAKFMQKGGNSLDFKDDYEQKRNYFSKAIAEIGFKPLSCAGSYFLLADYSALSEKGDIEFCEWLTKDIGVSAVPTSVLYHPHFDQKLIRFCFAKKQETLGKAIEKLWKISE; encoded by the coding sequence TTGAATAGAACACACAACATAAAGGACAAACTGCCCGAATACGGGCAAAGTATATTTGCTCAAATGACATTTTTTGCAAATGCGCACAATGCCATAAACCTTGCACAGGGTTTTCCTGAAGAAGACGGCCCACCCGAATTGCTTCAATTTCTTGGGGAAGCTGCCCAAAAAGGATTTAATCAGTATGCCCCAATGACCGGATTGCCTGGACTGAATAAAGCCATAGCTGATAAATGGCAAAAAGAATATGGCATTCAACTCGATCCTAAAGAAAATATTCAAATAAGCCCAGGAGCTACCCAGGCTATTTTCACGGCCCTTCAAGCACTGGTTCATCCCGGTGATGAGGTGATTGTCTTTACACCGGCATACGACAGTTTTATTCCCGGTATTAAACTGGCAGGTGGGAAGGCGGTTGTTGTGCCTACCTACAAACCTGATTTTGAACCCGATTGGGAAAAATTTGAAGCTGCAATTTCTCCTAAAACAAAAGCGGTTTTAGTCAATACTCCACACAATCCTTCAGGCAGATGTTTTAGTGAAGAAGACTGGAAAACACTGATTCGACTAACCTCTGAACAAAATATCATTTTGATTAGTGATGAGGTTTATGAACCACTGGTTTTTGACGGAAAATCACACCTTAGCTTACTGCATTTTCCAGAAGTGTTTCATAGAAGCCTGGCCATTTTCTCTTTTGGAAAAGCATTTAACATCACCGGTTGGAAAATTGGTTATCTGGCAGGAGCCCCGCAACTGCTGGATGTTTTTAGAAAAGTCCATCAATTCCAGATTTTTTCGGTGCACACGCCTTCTCAATTTGCATTGGCAAAATTTATGCAGAAAGGAGGAAACAGCCTGGACTTTAAAGATGACTACGAACAAAAAAGGAATTATTTTTCAAAAGCCATAGCCGAAATTGGTTTCAAGCCACTTTCATGTGCGGGCAGCTATTTTCTGTTGGCTGATTATTCTGCGCTTTCAGAAAAGGGAGATATTGAATTCTGTGAATGGCTTACAAAAGATATTGGAGTGTCTGCGGTGCCCACATCGGTATTGTATCACCCGCATTTTGATCAAAAATTGATTAGATTTTGTTTTGCCAAAAAACAAGAAACCCTGGGAAAAGCAATAGAAAAATTATGGAAGATCTCCGAATAG